From one Pseudomonas fluorescens genomic stretch:
- a CDS encoding histone-like nucleoid-structuring protein, MvaT/MvaU family: MSRLAEFRQLEQQLAAQLAELEALKGSSELQAEIQFETKLRDLLAEYGYSLRDIINILDHQASRRAAAPVAAEKAPRRARQVKQYKNPHNGEIIETKGGNHKLLKEWKAQYGADEVESWVTR, from the coding sequence ATGTCCCGTCTGGCAGAATTCCGTCAGCTCGAGCAGCAACTGGCCGCCCAGCTCGCAGAGCTTGAAGCACTCAAAGGCAGCTCCGAGCTGCAAGCTGAAATTCAATTTGAGACCAAACTGCGTGACTTGCTGGCCGAGTACGGCTACAGCCTGCGCGACATCATCAACATCCTGGATCATCAAGCCAGCCGTCGTGCGGCTGCCCCTGTAGCAGCTGAGAAGGCACCGCGTCGTGCGCGCCAGGTTAAGCAGTATAAGAACCCGCACAACGGCGAGATCATTGAGACCAAAGGCGGCAATCACAAGCTGCTGAAGGAATGGAAAGCCCAGTACGGTGCTGATGAGGTTGAAAGCTGGGTCACCCGCTAA